DNA sequence from the Pelosinus sp. IPA-1 genome:
AAGAAACGACTGTGTTGTTATTGTTTGACCAATTATGTCAGGTCTTTACCAGTATAGTTGAAGCAACGGAAAGTGAAGATTACTCATTATTGGCGGATTTGATCGAATATGATTTGGTGCCAGTTATTCGCATTTCTCAAGGGATGTTAGGGGTAGTGCAGGAACGATATAAAGAGAGGGCAATATAGATTGATGCAAGAGAAAAAGCATGTATGGGAAGCTGAAAACTGGGCTATATATAAGGACCGTTACAGTTTTAATAAGTTGGATACCACAGTTACCTCAGAGAGAATCGAAATTATAGATAGTCGAATAGGAATGCCGACAGTGAGAGTGATGTCCTCAACTGGTAAGAAGGTTTTCTTACATAGCTCTGTTGATCCTGTGAAAGAAGCAAAAAAAATAGCGGAGAGTGTTTCCTCTAAGCCAGGTAATGTGATTGTTGTTTATGGATTTGGCTTGGGATATTTGGTAGAGGCATTATTGGAAACAGTGGATGAGAGAAGTCCAATATTTATTATCGAACCTGAGCGTGATTTATTTTGTGCAGCAATGGCAGCTAGAGATTTGCGACATCTTCTCTCTTCTGAACGTCTTTATATTCTTGTAAGCGATTTGCCTAGAACTGTTAAAGCCTACTTCTTTTCGGTGTATAATGCAGCCAAGCATCAGGATATTATAGTGACCGGGTTGGCCGGCCATCGAACAGTATATGGCGATTTTTACGATCAATCTATGCGACAGATTAAAGAAGTTGTTAGTACGAATGTAGTTAATCTAGTAACAGGGATTAGATTAGGCTGGAATTTTGTATCGAATTCTATACTGAATCTACTAGATTATTCCACTTATCCTGGTATAGTTTCTCTATTTAATCGTATGAAAGGTATGCCTGCCATAATTGTATCGGCAGGACCATCCTTAAATAAAAATATACAGCTGTTAAAAGAGGTAAAAGGTAAGGCGGTTATTATTGCTGTGGGAACAGCTGTTAAGGCACTAAAAAAATGGGACATTGAAGCGGATTTTATATTCAGTATAGATCCCCATCCGTTGAATTATGAGCATATGAAAGGTGTAGATGTGGGAAGGGCCGCTTTGGTTGCAGAAATACAAACGCATCATATGATTTTTGAGAATTACCAGGGACCGGTATTCGTATCGGGCGATATGCCGATACTAAATTGGTTTGGCGATAGTATAGAGAAAAAGGGGAAGATTGAAAGCGGAGGTTCAGTTGCTAATAATGCTTTTGTTGCAGCTTATAAAATGGGGGCGGATCCTATCATACTAGTGGGGCAGGATTTAGCATATTCGCGGGATGGGCACTCTCATGCAACTGGGACAATTTATGAGGATAAAGTCTACTGCGGAGGAGAAAATGCAAGCTATTTTCAGGTGAAGGCAAATGATGGGGGAAAACTCCTTACGGACCGGGCGTTTTATCAATTTCTTATTTTTTTCGAACAGTGGATTGATAGATATTCCGATCGTGAATATATAAACGCTACAGAAGGGGGAGCATTTATCCCGGGTACAAAGATCATGACTTTGCGAGAAGTGATTGATGAATATTGTCAGGAAACAACAATTGATGTACAAGAATTGATTAGGGAAGCACAAATTTCTTTTAAAATACCTAACATGGAACCTATATTGGAAAAACTGGAACTGCGCCTAAAAGATGCGAAGAAAACCATTATTGATGCCAATAAGGCCATTAAGCATCTAAAACAATTGGAAAAGGCCTGTGAAGATGAGCAAACGAAAAAAATGCAGCAACATTTAAAGGCTGTTACTAAAATATATAAAAAATTTGAAAATGATCCATATATACGGGAAGTGGTTGAAGCGTATTTCCAGCATGAATTACATGGGATATTTTCGCGTACTCATACAGCAGAGTATTCGGAAGAGGATGATTTTCATGCTGCCATTGCCGACTACAGGATTTATTATGAAAAAGTTCTTGAAGGGACAAAAGCACTAGAGGATCTACTTCATCGTTGTATTGAGAAATTTAGGAGGAACATGTGTAATGATTAATAATCCTTATGATCACTATAAGCGCATGCAGGTGGAAACGGCAAGCCAAGGTAGATTAATTATTATGCTCTATGATGGAGCATTAAAAAATTTGCGCGGTGCACAGAATTGTATTGCTCACAAAGATATAAATGGTGCCCATACTTTGTTGATAAAAACACAAGATATTATTAAAGAATTGAACATAACATTGAATATGAATGCTGGCGAGATTTCTCAAAACCTGCGTAGTTTATATGTATATATGCTTAAGTGTTTAGCTGAGGCTAATATGGCAAAAGATTCTGCAAAAGTGGGAGAGGTCATTGAATTATTATCTACCTTAAAAGAAGCTTGGGATAGTATTATCTTAAAAAGTAAGTAGTTTATTGTATTTTTATGGGGGGATGAAAATGCAACAGGAAGATAAGGGGTTGCTTTTTATAAAACACTATAGTAATCTCCTATGTTTATCGGTTGAACAGTTGAAGGCAATCAAAGAAGAAAATCTAAATACTGTTAACGAATTAGTTGCGCAAAAACAAATTATAATGGATAGTATTGTGGCTCTACAAGGTGAGTTTGATATCAATAATTGTAAGCCGGAAATCAAAGAAAGTTTGAAGGAATTATTGATCCAAATTACTGATAACGATAACGAGAGTCAGCAAATATTAAAAGACAATTGTTTAAGTATTAGTAAAAAAATGCTGACAGGGCGTAAAGAGATTAATCTTCACCAAGCTTATGAAAATGATTCTTTTCTAGGAAATGGACATATGCTTAATATAAGAAAGTAATATAATTTGAGTTTAATCTATCTTGGAAAGGACTTAATGATGAATTTAAAAGGAAAAAAAATTTTAGTAACCGGAGCTGACGGTTTTATTGGATCTCATCTTACAGAAGAATTAGTGCGACACGGCTATGATGTTAAGGCGTTTGTCTTGTATAACTCATTTAATTCTTGGGGATGGTTGGATTCTACTCCGCAAGAAATTAAGGAACAGATTGAAGTCCACACGGGTGATATTCGTGATCCCCATGGTGTAAAAACAGCAATGCAGGGTTGTGATGTTGTTCTTCATTTAGCAGCACTTATTGCCATACCTTATTCCTATCATTCTCCAGATACCTATGTGGATACAAATATTAAGGGAACTCTCAATATACTACAAGCGGCAAGGGAGCTGGAAGTAGAAAAAATTGTTCATACTTCTACTAGCGAAGTGTATGGTACTGCACGTTTTGTTCCTATAACCGAGGAACACCCATTGCAGGGACAGTCCCCCTATTCGGCAACGAAAATTGGAGCTGATCAATTAGCGATGTCTTTTTACAATTCCTTTAATATGCCTGTATCAATCATACGTCCCTTTAACACGTATGGTCCACGCCAATCTGCCAGAGCTATTATTCCTACTGTAATCACTCAAATTGCTGGTGGAAAGCGTGAAATCAAGCTGGGGGCTTTGCATCCTACCCGGGATTTTAACTATGTAGCAGATACTGTCAGAGGGTTTATTGCTATGGCTCAATCTGATTCAGCAATCGGGGAAGTCATCAATATTGGCAGTAATTATGAAGTATCCATTGGAGAAACGGTCAGTCTGATTGCAGAGGTTATGGGGGCAAAGATTGATATTGTCGCTGACGAAGCAAGATTGCGGCCTGCTAAAAGTGAAGTGGAGCGATTATGGGCTGATAACCAGAAAGCAAAAAGACTTCTCGGATGGGAACCTCTCTACGGGAGTAAAGATGGTTTAAGAAGGGGGTTAGCAGATACGGCGGCGTGGTTTACTCGGGAGGGAAATTTGAAACAATACAAAGCCGATATCTATAATATATGAGAAACGAGCGTTTTAATGTAGATAGTGTGATTGAAGCTTTAAAAAGTTGTTTACCAATAGAGCAGGAAAAGGTTGCCCTTCACGAGCCCTATTTTGGGGGAAATGAATGGAAGTATGTAAAAGAGTGCATAGATACCGGTTGGGTATCTTCTGTGGGGAAATATGTTGACCAATTTGAACAGAAATTGGCTGAATATACGGGTGTCAAAAGGGCAGTCGCAGTAGTAAATGGGACAGCTGCACTACATGTCGCCCTTAAAATAGCAGGTGTAATAAAGGATGATGAGGTCATCGTACCTACTCTCACATTTATTGCTACTACTAACGCCATAACTTATTGTGGTGGGATACCTCATTTTGCTGATTGTGAAGAGAGAACACTAGGTTTAGATCCTTATAAATTGGACGTATATTTACAGGAAATTGCGGAAGTAAAGACAGATGGCTGCTTTAATAAAAAAACAGGGCGTAGGATCAAAGCTGTGCTTCCAATGCATACTTTTGGACATCCTGTAGATTTAGATCCTTTAGTTGAAGTGTGTCAAAAATTTAAACTAGAACTAATTGAAGATGCAGCCGAATCTCTTGGTTCTTTTTATAAAGGTCGTCATACAGGGAATTGGGGTAAGTTGTCTACATTGAGTTTTAATGGTAATAAAACGATCACTACAGGTGGTGGTGGTGCTATTTTAACTAATGATGAAGAGTTGGGGAAAATGGCTAAACATATCACCACAACGGCAAAACTGCCTCATAAATGGGACTTCTACCATGATCAGGTTGGCTTTAATTATCGATTGCCTAATATTAATGCTGCTTTGGGGTGTGCACAACTGGAGCAATTGCCAGAATTTCTGGCTCAAAAAAGGATATTAGCCGAGAGATATATAGAACGTTTTTCATCTATGCACGGGATGAAAATTTTTCGTGAGACAAACTTTTCAAAGAGTAATTACTGGTTGAATGTTTTACTGTTAGAAAGTGATTATAAACAATATCGCGATACAATATTAGAAGCTACTAATATAGCTGGTATAATGACTCGTCCTGCGTGGATCTTGATGCATAAATTATCAATGTTTACGTCGTGTCCACATATGGACTTAGCAGTGGCAGAGAATATCGAAGCACGTCTTATTAATATTCCTAGTAGTGTAAAACTAAGTAAACATAGAATGTAGTAAAATTACAAATAACGGAAGGAATCTTTTACATGAATATTTTATTAATTGCATACGATAATGATTCTTATATATCATGGTTTTCCCCAGGGCTTGGTTACATTGCGGCTGTATGTCGTAAAGCCGGGCATAAGGTAACTATTTATAATCAGGATGTTTACCACTGGCCAGAGGAGCATTTAATCGACTTCTTAGAAAAAAATGAGTTTGATGTTGTGGGTTTGGGAGCTTGTGGCGGCTATTACCAATATAGAAAGGCATTAAAAATTGCAGAAGCAATCAATCAATCAAAGAATCGTCCCTTCTTTGTGCTAGGTGGACATTTGGCTTCACCTGAACCTAAATTTTTCTTAGAAAAAACAATGGCGGATGCTATCGTTATTGGTGAAGGCGAAGTCACAATGTTAGAACTGCTAACGGCATTGCAAAATAAAACAAGCTTACAGGATGTTAATGGAATTGCCTATATTGAGAACGGAAATTTTGTTAAAACGGCTCCTCGGGAATTGATTCAAGATATTGACAGTATACCGCTTCCTGCCTGGGATTTATTTCCTATGGATCATTATGCGTTGCTACGCTTACCCAATATAAAGAACTCTGAACGTTGTATGCCAGTGTTATCAGGTAGAGGATGTACATTTACATGTAATTTCTGTTACCGGATGGATCAAGGTTTCCGCCCGCGGTCTGCGGAAAGCATTATTGAAGAAATTCAAATTTTGCAAAAAGACTATGCTATATCCTATATTGCCTTTTCTGATGAATTGCTCATGAATTCGGTACAACGTACCACGGAATTATGTGAAGCTTTTATTAAAGCAAAATTAAATATCCATTGGGATTGCAATGGACGTCTAAATTATGCGACTCCTGATGTTCTTAATCTGATGAAAGATGCAGGTTGCGTTTTTATCAATTACGGTATCGAATCAATGGATGAACAAGCGTTGCGTAATATGAAAAAAGCACTTACCGTATCACAGATTACTACAGGTATTGAAAATACGTTAGCGGCAGGAATCAGTCCTGGGTATAATATTATCTTTGGGAATATTGGTGAGAATGCGGAATCATTACGACTTGGTGTGGAATTTTTGTTGAAGTATGATGATCATGCCCAAATGAGAACAATCAGACCTGTAACGCCTTATCCTGGGTCTCCTTTATATGATCTTGCAATTGAAAAAGGGCTTTTAAAAGATTGCCAGGATTTTTATGAAAATAAGCACTTGAATTCGGATTTATTAAGTGTTAATTTCACAGATATGAGTGATGAAGAGTTTTATCGTGCCTTATATCAGGCGAATAAAATTCTTCTCGATAATTACTATAGTGCAGGACAAATAAAAGTTGAAGAAAATCTACGAAAACTATATATAGAGAGAGATGCTTCTTTTCGAGGATTTCGGCAGAGTTAATTTCTACTTAAAACTAATTTAATTATAAGCAGGTGTTTTCTGTGGCTTCCAAACGTAAAATTTGCGTGGTAACTGGTACACGAGCGGAGTATGGACTGTTATTTCCTTTATTAAAAAAGATTCAAGCTGACAAAGAACTGGTACTGCAATTGGTTGTTACAGGGATGCATCTTTCTCCAGAGTTTGGCTTGACATATAAGGAAATTGAAAAAGATGGCTTTACGATTGATGCCAAAGTGGAAATGATAATGTCTAGTGATACTCCGGTAGGCATTGCGAAATCCATTGGAATAGGAATTATGGGGTTCGCAGATGTTCTTGACAGGTTACATCCTGACCTTATGGTGGTTTTAGGAGATCGTTACGAAATATTGGCAGCTGTACAGACTGCGATGGTCGCTAAAATCCCCATTGCACATATTGCAGGAGGAGATACAACGGAAGGTGCCTTTGATGAAGCCATTCGTCATAGTATTACCAAGATGTCTCATTTGCACTTTGTAACAAACGAGATCGCAGCTAAAAGGGTTAAGCAAATGGGCGAAAATCCTAAACGTATTTTTTGTGTCGGTAGTCCAGGCATTGACCAGATTAAGACTTTACATTTGCTTACTAAGGAAGAATTGGAAAAAGAACTAAACTTTAGATTTAAACCTCACAATATTTTAGTAACCTTTCACCCTGCTACGCTTGAACATCAGCATCCTGCAGAACAGTTTCAAGAGATATTGGACGCGCTGGACTCTTTTGGAGAGAATTTGGGAGTTCTATTTACCAAGCCAAACTCTGATAATTATGGAAGATCTTTAATTCAAATGATTGATGAATATGTAGCTAAACATCCTCAGTGTTCATGTGCCCATACCAATTTGGGACAAAAACGCTATTTTAGTGTTATTCAGCAGGTTGATGCAGTTTTAGGAAATTCATCCAGTGGAATATATGAAGTCCCGTCTTTTAAAAAAGTGACGATTAATGTGGGAGATAGGCAAAAAGGGCGTATTCAAGTGCCTTCAGTGATAAACTGTATACCGAAAAAGCAAGCTATTATTAATGCAGTTGAACGCTCCTTTACTTTAGATTGTTCGGATATTGTCAATCCATATGGCGATGGTACAAGCTCACAACAAATATTAGCTGTATTAAAAGACGATTTGGACGAAAATCAATTAATTAAAAAATGTTTCTTCGAGGTGAATTGCTCAATATGAATCAAACAGAAAAGACCTATATCATCGCTGAAGCTGGGGTTAATCACAACGGTTCAATTGAGATGGCAAAAAAACTTATTGACGTTGCTGTCCAATGTGGAGTCGATGCTATCAAGTTTCAGACCTTTCGTGCAGAAAAATTAGTCAGTAAAGATGCAGCAAAAGCTGACTATCAGAAACGGAATACAGATATCGGCGAATCTCAATTTGATATGATTAAAAAATTAGAGTTGAGTGAAGAGGCCCATCACAACCTAATTGAATATTGCCATGAGCAAGGTATACAGTTTTTATCCACTCCGTTTGACCTAGATAGTTTGAAATTACTAATAAGTTCTTTCGAATTACCTTATATAAAAGTTTCTTCAGGGGATTTAACTAATGCACCATTTCTGTTAGAGATTGCCCGGACAGGTAAGGCGGTTATTTTGTCTACAGGGATGAGTACGTTAGGTGAAGTTGAAATAGCTTTAGGTATACTGGCTTTTGGATACATGGATAGAGGTAATAATCCTAGTATAGAAAACTTTCAAGAAGCTTATTCGTCTTTGCTTGGACGCCAGCTATTGCAACAAAAGGTAAGTTTATTGCATTGTACTACTGAGTATCCAGCTTCTTTGGCTGAAGTAAATCTAAAAGCAATGGATACTTTGCGATGTGCCTTTGATTTATCCGTCGGTTTTTCTGACCATACTGCTGGTATTGCTGTTCCACTAGCTGCAGTCGCTCGCGGCGCAGTAATTATCGAAAAACATTTTACGTTGGATAGAAGTTTACCTGGGCCGGATCACAAAGCGTCATTGGAACCAATAGAATTGAAAAATATGGTTGAATCGATACGGCAAATTGAAAAGGCTTTGGGATATTCCTATAAGATTCCAACACCTTCTGAGGTTAAGAATAAGATTGTGGCTCGCAAAAGTTTGGTTGCAAGCCAAGCAATCAAAAAAGGCGAAAAATTTACAGAAAAGAATATAACTACCAAACGTGCGGGAACAGGTCTTTCACCCATCTATTATTGGGAGTGGCTTGGAAAATCTGCTGAACGGGATTATGAACAGGATGAAAGGATAGGAATATGAAACGTCCTGTTATTATAGTCGGTGCTGGAGGCCATGCTAAAGTAGTGATTGATATGTTGCGAGGGTCCAGTGTTGAGATTATTGGTGCGACTGATTCTAATCCAGAGAAAATGAATACGTATGTATTGGGAATCCCTGTAATCGGTACTGATGAAGTGATTTTACATTATAAGCCAGAGCAGATTTTTCTGGTTAATGGTATGGGTTCAGTGGGATTGCCTGCAATTCGTAGGGAGATTTTCGACTACTTTAAAACGCTAGATTATTCTTTTGCAACTGTTATACATCCCTCGGCGATAGTGGCTTCAGAAGTTATCTTTGGAGAAGGTGTTCATATTATGGCAGGGGCGGTCATTCAGCCAGGTTGCCATATTGGTTCAAACTCTATTATAAATACGGCAGTCTCTGTAGATCATGATTGCCGTATTGGTTCGCATGTTCATTTAGCTCCTGGGGTAACTCTCTCTGGTGGTGTAGAGATTGGAGATGGAGTGCATATTGGTACAGGAGCTATTATGATTCAAGGTATAAAAATTGGGGGAAACAGTGTAGTGGGTGCAGGAGCCGTTGTGATTAAGAATGTAGCAGAAGATACAAAAGTAATTGGTGTACCAGCACGGGAGGTATAATATGAAGGAATGGAAGCAGATATTAATTTCGCAAGATGTAACAATCCATAATACACTCCAGATTATTGATTCCAGTGCAATGCAGATTGCACTGGTAGTTGACGAAAAAAATCGTTTATTGGGAACTGTAACAGATGGAGATATACGCCGTGGCATTTTAAAAGGCATTATGTTGGAGGAGTCCGTTAAACGGATTATGAATCCTCATCCGACTGTAGCAAAATCATATGAGCGGCGCGATATTGTTTTAGCTGTTATGAAGCTAAAGCGGCTGAATCATATACCCGTCATTGACGATGATGGAAAAGTTATTAATGTGGAGACATTGCAAGATTTAATTCAGGAAGATGTCAAAGATAACATTGTTGTTATAATGGCTGGGGGGCTAGGTGCCCGGCTTCGTCCACTAACGAATGATTGTCCTAAACCACTTTTAAAGGTGGGCGGAAAACCTGTTCTTGAAACTATTCTGGAAAATTTTATGGAGTATGGGTTTAGAAAATTTTATTTATCAGTAAATTATAAAGCTGACATGATCAAGGAGTACTTTGGAAACGGAAACCGATGGGGAATCGAGATTCATTATATTGATGAGGAAAAACAGCTGGGAACTGCAGGCGCGTTAAGTTTACTGCAGGAAAAGACTGCGCAACCATTATTAGTTATGAATGGTGATTTACTAACGAAAGTTAACTTTCAGCAACTTCTTGATTTTCATAGTATGCATCAAGCCCAGGCTACTATGTGTGTTCGAGAATATCACTATCAGGTTCCTTATGGTGTTGTAAAGATCGAACAAAATCGACTTACAGGCATTGATGAGAAACCGGTGAAACACTTTTTCGTGAATGCAGGAATCTATATAATTGAACCTAAAGCTTTAGAGTTGATAGCTCATAATGAATATTTCGATATGCCCAATCTTTTTACCAAAATAATTAGTACAGGTGGCGAAACAGCGGCTTTTCCCATCAGAGAGTATTGGATGGATATAGGGCAAATAAATGATTATGAACGAGCAAACGTTGAATTTGACGAGGTATTCGGATGATCAATAGTAAAAAAGTATTAGGAATTATTCCGGCTAGAGGTGGATCTAAGGGAATTCCCGGAAAGAATATTATTGATCTTGCTGGCAAACCACTGATTGCTTGGACAATTGAAGCAGCGAAGAAATCAAAATATATTGATCGACTGGTTCTTTCCTCTGATGATGATGATATTATTCGCGTAGCCACTCAGTGTGGATGTGAGGTTCCCTTTAAAAGACCGGATGAGTTTGCTAAAGATAATACACCCGGTATAGATCCTGTTTTACATGCGATTTCAATGCTGCCTGGATTTGACTATATTATTTTATTGCAACCAACTTCTCCACTTCGTACCGCCGAAGATATTGATGGATGTATTGAATATTGCATGATAAAGCAAGCAAATTGTTGTATTTCA
Encoded proteins:
- a CDS encoding 6-hydroxymethylpterin diphosphokinase MptE-like protein, translated to MQEKKHVWEAENWAIYKDRYSFNKLDTTVTSERIEIIDSRIGMPTVRVMSSTGKKVFLHSSVDPVKEAKKIAESVSSKPGNVIVVYGFGLGYLVEALLETVDERSPIFIIEPERDLFCAAMAARDLRHLLSSERLYILVSDLPRTVKAYFFSVYNAAKHQDIIVTGLAGHRTVYGDFYDQSMRQIKEVVSTNVVNLVTGIRLGWNFVSNSILNLLDYSTYPGIVSLFNRMKGMPAIIVSAGPSLNKNIQLLKEVKGKAVIIAVGTAVKALKKWDIEADFIFSIDPHPLNYEHMKGVDVGRAALVAEIQTHHMIFENYQGPVFVSGDMPILNWFGDSIEKKGKIESGGSVANNAFVAAYKMGADPIILVGQDLAYSRDGHSHATGTIYEDKVYCGGENASYFQVKANDGGKLLTDRAFYQFLIFFEQWIDRYSDREYINATEGGAFIPGTKIMTLREVIDEYCQETTIDVQELIREAQISFKIPNMEPILEKLELRLKDAKKTIIDANKAIKHLKQLEKACEDEQTKKMQQHLKAVTKIYKKFENDPYIREVVEAYFQHELHGIFSRTHTAEYSEEDDFHAAIADYRIYYEKVLEGTKALEDLLHRCIEKFRRNMCND
- the fliS gene encoding flagellar export chaperone FliS codes for the protein MINNPYDHYKRMQVETASQGRLIIMLYDGALKNLRGAQNCIAHKDINGAHTLLIKTQDIIKELNITLNMNAGEISQNLRSLYVYMLKCLAEANMAKDSAKVGEVIELLSTLKEAWDSIILKSK
- a CDS encoding flagellar protein FliT, with the protein product MQQEDKGLLFIKHYSNLLCLSVEQLKAIKEENLNTVNELVAQKQIIMDSIVALQGEFDINNCKPEIKESLKELLIQITDNDNESQQILKDNCLSISKKMLTGRKEINLHQAYENDSFLGNGHMLNIRK
- a CDS encoding NAD-dependent 4,6-dehydratase LegB: MMNLKGKKILVTGADGFIGSHLTEELVRHGYDVKAFVLYNSFNSWGWLDSTPQEIKEQIEVHTGDIRDPHGVKTAMQGCDVVLHLAALIAIPYSYHSPDTYVDTNIKGTLNILQAARELEVEKIVHTSTSEVYGTARFVPITEEHPLQGQSPYSATKIGADQLAMSFYNSFNMPVSIIRPFNTYGPRQSARAIIPTVITQIAGGKREIKLGALHPTRDFNYVADTVRGFIAMAQSDSAIGEVINIGSNYEVSIGETVSLIAEVMGAKIDIVADEARLRPAKSEVERLWADNQKAKRLLGWEPLYGSKDGLRRGLADTAAWFTREGNLKQYKADIYNI
- a CDS encoding LegC family aminotransferase → MRNERFNVDSVIEALKSCLPIEQEKVALHEPYFGGNEWKYVKECIDTGWVSSVGKYVDQFEQKLAEYTGVKRAVAVVNGTAALHVALKIAGVIKDDEVIVPTLTFIATTNAITYCGGIPHFADCEERTLGLDPYKLDVYLQEIAEVKTDGCFNKKTGRRIKAVLPMHTFGHPVDLDPLVEVCQKFKLELIEDAAESLGSFYKGRHTGNWGKLSTLSFNGNKTITTGGGGAILTNDEELGKMAKHITTTAKLPHKWDFYHDQVGFNYRLPNINAALGCAQLEQLPEFLAQKRILAERYIERFSSMHGMKIFRETNFSKSNYWLNVLLLESDYKQYRDTILEATNIAGIMTRPAWILMHKLSMFTSCPHMDLAVAENIEARLINIPSSVKLSKHRM
- a CDS encoding radical SAM protein, with the translated sequence MNILLIAYDNDSYISWFSPGLGYIAAVCRKAGHKVTIYNQDVYHWPEEHLIDFLEKNEFDVVGLGACGGYYQYRKALKIAEAINQSKNRPFFVLGGHLASPEPKFFLEKTMADAIVIGEGEVTMLELLTALQNKTSLQDVNGIAYIENGNFVKTAPRELIQDIDSIPLPAWDLFPMDHYALLRLPNIKNSERCMPVLSGRGCTFTCNFCYRMDQGFRPRSAESIIEEIQILQKDYAISYIAFSDELLMNSVQRTTELCEAFIKAKLNIHWDCNGRLNYATPDVLNLMKDAGCVFINYGIESMDEQALRNMKKALTVSQITTGIENTLAAGISPGYNIIFGNIGENAESLRLGVEFLLKYDDHAQMRTIRPVTPYPGSPLYDLAIEKGLLKDCQDFYENKHLNSDLLSVNFTDMSDEEFYRALYQANKILLDNYYSAGQIKVEENLRKLYIERDASFRGFRQS
- the neuC gene encoding UDP-N-acetylglucosamine 2-epimerase, giving the protein MASKRKICVVTGTRAEYGLLFPLLKKIQADKELVLQLVVTGMHLSPEFGLTYKEIEKDGFTIDAKVEMIMSSDTPVGIAKSIGIGIMGFADVLDRLHPDLMVVLGDRYEILAAVQTAMVAKIPIAHIAGGDTTEGAFDEAIRHSITKMSHLHFVTNEIAAKRVKQMGENPKRIFCVGSPGIDQIKTLHLLTKEELEKELNFRFKPHNILVTFHPATLEHQHPAEQFQEILDALDSFGENLGVLFTKPNSDNYGRSLIQMIDEYVAKHPQCSCAHTNLGQKRYFSVIQQVDAVLGNSSSGIYEVPSFKKVTINVGDRQKGRIQVPSVINCIPKKQAIINAVERSFTLDCSDIVNPYGDGTSSQQILAVLKDDLDENQLIKKCFFEVNCSI
- the neuB gene encoding N-acetylneuraminate synthase: MNQTEKTYIIAEAGVNHNGSIEMAKKLIDVAVQCGVDAIKFQTFRAEKLVSKDAAKADYQKRNTDIGESQFDMIKKLELSEEAHHNLIEYCHEQGIQFLSTPFDLDSLKLLISSFELPYIKVSSGDLTNAPFLLEIARTGKAVILSTGMSTLGEVEIALGILAFGYMDRGNNPSIENFQEAYSSLLGRQLLQQKVSLLHCTTEYPASLAEVNLKAMDTLRCAFDLSVGFSDHTAGIAVPLAAVARGAVIIEKHFTLDRSLPGPDHKASLEPIELKNMVESIRQIEKALGYSYKIPTPSEVKNKIVARKSLVASQAIKKGEKFTEKNITTKRAGTGLSPIYYWEWLGKSAERDYEQDERIGI
- a CDS encoding acetyltransferase; the protein is MKRPVIIVGAGGHAKVVIDMLRGSSVEIIGATDSNPEKMNTYVLGIPVIGTDEVILHYKPEQIFLVNGMGSVGLPAIRREIFDYFKTLDYSFATVIHPSAIVASEVIFGEGVHIMAGAVIQPGCHIGSNSIINTAVSVDHDCRIGSHVHLAPGVTLSGGVEIGDGVHIGTGAIMIQGIKIGGNSVVGAGAVVIKNVAEDTKVIGVPAREV
- a CDS encoding nucleotidyltransferase family protein, which gives rise to MKEWKQILISQDVTIHNTLQIIDSSAMQIALVVDEKNRLLGTVTDGDIRRGILKGIMLEESVKRIMNPHPTVAKSYERRDIVLAVMKLKRLNHIPVIDDDGKVINVETLQDLIQEDVKDNIVVIMAGGLGARLRPLTNDCPKPLLKVGGKPVLETILENFMEYGFRKFYLSVNYKADMIKEYFGNGNRWGIEIHYIDEEKQLGTAGALSLLQEKTAQPLLVMNGDLLTKVNFQQLLDFHSMHQAQATMCVREYHYQVPYGVVKIEQNRLTGIDEKPVKHFFVNAGIYIIEPKALELIAHNEYFDMPNLFTKIISTGGETAAFPIREYWMDIGQINDYERANVEFDEVFG
- a CDS encoding acylneuraminate cytidylyltransferase family protein, yielding MINSKKVLGIIPARGGSKGIPGKNIIDLAGKPLIAWTIEAAKKSKYIDRLVLSSDDDDIIRVATQCGCEVPFKRPDEFAKDNTPGIDPVLHAISMLPGFDYIILLQPTSPLRTAEDIDGCIEYCMIKQANCCISVTEPDKSPFWMYHINSQGILEPILQTDNEVATRRQDLPVVYALNGAVYVAKCDWLITNKSFLSKETVGYAMSKDHSIDIDSLRDLQLAKLLLDLKV